ATCAGTGTCTTTGTTTTCATTGTGTTATTTCCAAAGGCAGGCATCATTGCTGGTAAGGATACGGTCCCATAACATTCATTATCACATCTAGACTTATTGGTTCATAATACCTGATTAAGTTAACTTTGCATTATTcttgaaattatatattctcATTGGCATTCACAAAGGAAACGATTTTCCTAAAATTTCCCTCTCAGTCTCTTTGCAGGAATGGCGAAGCTTCAACTTTTCTTTCAAAGCCTAGTTGTAATTCTGGCAGCGCTTTTTTATCTCTCTCATGCTGATGTTGGCACAGCTGCCCAATATAAAACCCCATATTTACGTTAGTGACTCTGGACAAACCAAATGTAACTTCATAAATAACTTCCATAACTACTGCGATTCAAAACTttgaactgttttttttttctttctttctttttttcttattacaCAGCCACAGCCTGTTATGGAAATGATGCTTCACAGTTCCCCTCGAGCAACCTGTTCGCGTCGGCCGGCGAGGGGATATGGGACAATGGTGCCGCCTGTGGGAGACAGTATTTAGTGCGGTGCATAAGCGCGGCTCACCCTAGAACTTGCAAACCCGGCCAGACAATTCAAATAAAGATTGTTGATCGTGCACTTACTTCAGTTTCTAGGCCTTCCCGGAATGGTGCTACCATGGTTCTTTCTACAACTGCATTTGGGATGATAGCCAACCCTTCGGCTTCATTCATTAACATAGAATTCCAGCAGTGAGTCTCTATTGTCattcttcattttcatttttccccatCAGCcccttaatttttcttttggtttttatggttttgatttttatttaatgtgCAGGGTTTGAAGTCATTATGGTATTTGATTGATGAGGTGAGGGAGCCCATCATTGTTTTACATAAGGGCAGCGCAGAGCCAAGGGTTGCCCCATTTAATCTGCTAGAAGTTAaacttgtttatatttttttttatcaaactttcattaataaatgtGAGTTTTATATATTAAACAAGATTTTACTAAATAGATGTTGGGGGTTTCCCGAAGTTATGTGTGGGTTTTTATAAATGTATgagtttagaaaataaatgtctTGGGAGTTAAAAGATTTGATGGTATAGTATATATACCTCATGCACCCGTCAATCTCAAAGAGTTCTCTTACTCTTCCACACTCTttctttgtgggttttgtgagTGTGAGTCACTTTCTTTGATTATTGTGTGTTTGGGATTGCAAGTGAGGAAAGGCCTACTAATTCCTATCAAAGTTGTATTAGAGTATATCAGTTTGTAGTGAGAATGACCATTGCCATCGAGATCAAATCATTCCAAATTCCCCAacttatcaaagaaaattttgataattgaagTATCCAAATAAAGGCATTATTTGGATCCCAAAAGGCATTACTTGGATCCTAAGATGCATGGAGATTGTGGAGAGAGGTTATAAAGAGTCACATGGAGCATCTTTGACTCCAAATCAAAAGGAAGCCTTGCAAAAGACTCAGAAGAAATATCAACAAATTCTTACCTTAAAATATCAAGGTTTGGATGAAAATATATTCGGGAAAGTTGCAAATGCAACTTCATTCAAACAAGCGTACGTGTAAGATTCTTAAAAACTTTCTAAAGGAAGTTGATAAGGTGAAAAAAGTCCGTCTTTCAAACATTGAGAGGAAAGTTTGAAAGGTTGCACGTGAAAGAATTTAAAtcaatttctaattatttttcaaCGGTGTAGGTCATTATTAATCATAAGACTTGGAGTCAATAACAATTAACCAACTCTTGGGATCTTTATTAGCCCATTAAGGAGGGCTTAACAAAAAGAAGCAAGGGCCTTTGTAGCAACTCCTACAATCTAAGCTCACCTAATTGAATGAGAAAAGGTGGCCCGAAAGTAGCCAAAGAGGCCGAAGACATAGATGTGGTCGACGAATATCTAGAGGATCCAGAGGAAGAAAGGATCTTAACTCTCccaattatggaaaaaaaaaatttcaaagttctCAGTCCACTAGAGAACGTGGAAGAGGAGGTTTTTCAAGACCATACCAAAGAAGGTATGACAAGTCTAATGTTATGTtataatttgtataaaaaaaatgaccgttatgcttttgttaaaaaaattgtatacattttatacattgaataagaaataaagttatatTACCTATAACTAAGTGTGATTTTGGATTAACTTTTTGCTAGAaacctatttattattttatttatctatatattgaAAGAAAGTTAGCAAAATTATAactgtactttaaaaaaaattgagacttTTAAAAAAGCTATtgtttacaagaaaaaaaaaaaaaaacttaatataatGAAAAAGGTCATTGCAGTAACAGCTAAGTGGTTGTAATAAGGTGCtattgcaacaacaaaaaaagtcGATGCGAGCCATTGTAATAAATTCTGAGGCACTAGATTTATGTAACActaaattttgttgcaataaattccACATATTTTGCAACGATTAGGTTGATGCAATAAGCTATTGCTTCAATAATCTCATTGCAATaggttgagatttttttttaaataaataatttttacattaatttttcCATTAACCTGTTTTACAATTCAAACACCATATCTAGGAACAACACTATCAAATTAGAGAAATACGTAAAATATGCAAAAGTCGAAGTACTTCATTTCAACAGATAtgtcaaaaaaatacaaatatatacaaTTATACACAACTTGTTGAGTTTACACTCAAGCACATAGTTTAGAAAAGTATGTAAAAATCAATACGGCGTGTAAGAAAAGTTTATTCCAAAAAGTGCTATCCAAGCATGCTTCATGACTATTTCATTGACTTCCGcctattttggaaaaagaaaaagaaaataagtataAAGTTGAAAGAtaccccatatatatatatatata
This DNA window, taken from Quercus robur chromosome 2, dhQueRobu3.1, whole genome shotgun sequence, encodes the following:
- the LOC126705237 gene encoding EG45-like domain containing protein; this translates as MAKLQLFFQSLVVILAALFYLSHADVGTAAQYKTPYLPTACYGNDASQFPSSNLFASAGEGIWDNGAACGRQYLVRCISAAHPRTCKPGQTIQIKIVDRALTSVSRPSRNGATMVLSTTAFGMIANPSASFINIEFQQ